One part of the Capricornis sumatraensis isolate serow.1 chromosome 13, serow.2, whole genome shotgun sequence genome encodes these proteins:
- the CASP8AP2 gene encoding CASP8-associated protein 2 translates to MAADDDNGDGTSLFDVFSASPLKNNDEGSLDIYAGLDSAGSDTASKSSVPSRNCLDLYEEILTEEGTAKEATYNDLQAEYGKCQLQMKELMKKFKEIQTQNFSLKNENQSLKKNISALIKTARVEINRKDEEINNLHQRLSEFPHFRNNHKTSRTSDLVKTKDLKSRSPHLDDSSKTDHRVKSDVSKDVHYSTSLPNHEKEGKSHCEKKSTLHLPTSVEKHSTNGIWSRFHYQVGESSSNEDHRRGRKDSRHSQYNRGTDRIRKDLSTSYGDGEPRNAEASQRLQGHPEKYGKGEPKAESKTAKLKSNIDIDYKNERISSSWEKDSSRDKLHTRLESQSDKKLERQSERSQNVNRKDLKSQDKEERKVDQKSKSVVKGQDHWRRSERAVLPHSKNEPAKSSHNSNKYHLEERRGWEDCKRNRAVSNHSFQEGRCPSSLLASRTHKHIDSTEVDAVHQRENAPFRAERHRTEEKRKRERENKEENKHIRNEERVPPGHLQKTNKEAKKTTTDLKRQNEPKNDKGEVSNNDVSEGANNKEPAVRAESAANEPQNKDLKLSFMEKLNLTLSPAKKQPVSQDNQHTITDTPQSCDICDSESLVQAKTVTCVPSVSEHVTEETKSELLEPKDALTAASQPRTSISEQKVEENCLSVASVENTVPCDTPICGTETSFSAPVEMEPSESSLSSSTEMEQTVNGARAAVPVKIDTAQTNVSQNVGLELDSKRNNDLNSCSISEETEMKEAFSTNVTKSSESILQPSVEETGILPTVLSEGGTPNLEPCLVDPPLAENKSCRLDPCLPKETPESSLQQTELMDDTMEVGETNSVYHDDENSVLSIDFNQLRPIPEAISPLNSPVRPVAKVLRLESASQVPLYNNSHKDVFLPNSAHSTSTSQSDLNKENQKPVCKSDKFAEADSHKSSLDELEEGEIISDNEKPEPQRSFDKSAKPRASTEVQNTKTSPESRKSSVRLDKDNRKISSMKMHQTKSRWNRRRSESSRSSKTEKKERSMSTSSLEKIVPIIVTPSSVREIMHMLRMIRKHVRKNYMKFKVKFSLIQFHRIIESAILSFTSLIKYLDLSKISKSVTTLQKNLCDVIESKLKQVKKNGIVDRLFEQQLPDMKKKLWKFVDEQLDYLFAKLKKIFVKFCDSINVGSDSDEGKLEKKSKEKARSSHCQKGNINNLGKEMLKEKSPKSEDYGSSKSSVGCKKSEEKHQEQKNSNINTVKHDIKKTANTCFDNMKNPQSEEHSLEPNCLSTPKPGKIEGSTTEDAQTSQLAPLKPERSFEILTEQQASSLTFNLVSDAQMGEIFKSLLQGSDLLDNNVNCNEKSEWELKTPEKQLLESLKCESIPACTTEELVSGVISPCPKIISDDNWSLLSSEKGPSLSSGLSLPVHPDVLDENCMFEVSTNIALSKDNVCGSEKSKPCISSILLEDLAVSLTVPSPLKSDGHLSFLKPEALSNSTPEEVISAHFSEDALLEEEDASEQDIHLALESDNSSSKSSCSSSWTSRPVAPGFQYHPNLPMHAVIMEKSNDHFIVKIRRAAPSTSPTLVQNTVADEYLPRVEKEADEAVEEEYVSCQNRVFKSVEELKNSSKNVDGRLVHEEQDCVIQTEVPDIYEFLKDASGKVSQSTEEAEECFKLHQVWEPKVPEGIEELPPVEEIPHSVEDHLPSTCIDLTKDPVTETKKLGEFVEVTVLNIDQLECSGSSMDQNAPVLDNMQPETVDTFIDLTQDVSSDSKNEGNHPAGVVEDLGCPVICVDEDNSKEENVQVANRPLERVIEEACIDLTSEASSLGEVKKDDLNSESALNSHSSELPGMLDNLHKKRRNLSDLNPSSQKKQRKETDLTSREKTKKITQDSCENVNAHRRKASKKKAPSVTKDPSSLKESPGTKDTSAASATSFISLSAKNVIKKKGEIIVSWTRNDDREILLECQKKGPSLKTFTHLAAKLNKNPYQVSERFQQLMKLFEKSKCR, encoded by the exons aCACTGCATCCAAATCCTCTGTACCATCCAGGAATTGTTTGGATTTATATGAAGAAATCCTGACTGAAGAAGGAACTGCAAAGGAGGCAACATATAATGAT TTGCAGGCAGAATATGGAAAATGTCAGCTGCAAATGAAAGAGCTgatgaaaaagtttaaagaaatacagacacag aattttagtttaaaaaatgaaaaccagtcTCTTAAGAAAAATATCTCAGCACTTATCAAAACTGCCAGAGTGGAAATAAACCGCAaggatgaagaaataaataatctTCACCAAAG GCTGTCGGAGTTTCCACATTTTCGGAATAATCATAAAACTTCAAGGACATCAGATCTAGTTAAAACAAAAGATCTTAAATCCAGATCTCCCCATTTGGATGACTCTTCAAAGACTGATCACAGAGTGAAAAGTGATGTTTCTAAAGATGTACATTATAGCACTTCACTGCCAAaccatgaaaaggaaggaaaatcacACTGTGAGAAAAAGAGCACTTTGCATTTGCCTACATCTGTTGAAAAACACTCCACCAATGGCATTTGGTCACGTTTCCATTATCAGGTTGGTGAGAGTAGTTCAAATGAGGATCatagaagaggaaggaaagatagTCGACATAGCCAGTACAACCGGGGGACTGACAGAATACGAAAAGACTTGAGCACTAGCTATGGTGATGGTGAACCAAGAAACGCAGAGGCCAGTCAAAGGCTACAAGGACATCCTGAGAAATATGGTAAAGGTGAACCAAAGGCTGAAAGCAAAACTGCAAAGTTGAAAAGTAACATAGAtatagattataaaaatgaacGCATCAGCTCTTCTTGGGAGAAAGATAGCTCTAGAGACAAGTTACACACTCGACTAGAATCTCAGAGTGACAAAAAACTCGAAAGACAAAGTGAAAGATCACAAAATGTAAATAGAAAAGATCTTAAATCAcaagacaaagaagaaagaaaagttgaTCAGAAGTCAAAATCAGTAGTAAAAGGCCAGGATCATTGGAGAAGATCTGAACGAGCAGTGCTTCCGCATTCCAAAAATGAACCAGCAAAGTCTTCACACAATTCAAATAAATACCATCtagaggagagaagaggctggGAAGATTGTAAAAGAAACAGGGCTGTAAGTAATCATAGTTTTCAAGAAGGAAGGTGTCCATCTTCTCTTTTAGCCAGTAGAACTCACAAACACATTGATTCCACGGAAGTTGATGCTGTGCATCAGCGGGAAAATGCACCTTTCAGAGCAGAAAGGCACAGAactgaagaaaagaggaaaagggaacgagagaacaaagaagaaaataagcatatcagaaatgaagaaagagtACCTCCGGGACATTTGCAGAAGACTAACAAAGAAGCTAAGAAAACCACCACAGACTTAAAGAGACAGAATGAGCCAAAAAATGATAAAGGGGAAGTCTCTAACAATGATGTTTCTGAAGGAGCAAATAATAAGGAGCCAGCAGTTAGAGCTGAGAGTGCCGCAAATGAACCACAAAACAAAGACTTAAAGTTGAGCTTTATGGAAAAATTGAACTTAACTCTTTCTCCTGCTAAAAAGCAGCCTGTTTCTCAGGATAATCAGCATACAATAACTGATACTCCCCAATCCTGTGACATATGTGATTCTGAGTCATTGGTGCAGGCTAAGACTGTGACATGTGTTCCCTCTGTCAGTGAACATGTCACAGAGGAAACCAAATCTGAGTTATTGGAACCAAAGGATGCTCTTACAGCAGCATCTCAACCCAGGACCAGTATTTCAGAacagaaagtagaagaaaattgTTTGTCTGTTGCATCTGTGGAGAATACTGTGCCTTGTGACACACCCATATGTGGCACAGAGACTTCCTTCTCAGCACCTGTGGAAATGGAACCATCAGAATCTTCGTTGTCTTCATCCACAGAAATGGAACAGACTGTTAATGGTGCCAGGGCAGCAGTTCCTGTGAAAATAGACACAGCACAGACAAATGTTTCTCAGAACGTTGGCTTGGAATTggatagcaaaagaaacaatgaCTTAAATTCTTGTAGTATTTCTGAAGAGACAGAAATGAAGGAGGCTTTTTCAACAAATGTGACCAAATCCAGTGAAAGCATTTTGCAGCCTTCAGTTGAAGAAACTGGCATTCTGCCAACCGTCCTTTCAGAAGGTGGTACACCAAATCTTGAGCCTTGTCTTGTAGACCCACCACTAGCTGAGAATAAGTCTTGTCGTTTGGATCCTTGCTTACCTAAAGAGACTCCAGAATCTTCACTTCAGCAGACTGAGTTAATGGATGACACAATGGAAGTTGGTGAAACAAACTCAGTATATCATGATGATGAGAACTCAGTTCTGAGCATTGACTTTAATCAGCTGAGACCTATTCCGGAAGCCATCAGTCCTCTGAATAGTCCAGTGAGACCTGTAGCAAAAGTTCTTAGACTAGAAAGTGCATCTCAAGTTCCATTATATAATAATAGTCATAAAG ATGTGTTTCTACCAAATTCAGCTCATTCTACCTCCACGAGTCAGTCTGATCTCAACAAGGAAAATCAAAAGCCAGTATGTAAATCTGACAAATTTGCAGAAGCAGACTCCCACAAGTCATCTTTAGATGAATTAGAAGAAGGAGAAATTATAAGTGACAATGAAAAACCTGAACCACAAAGAAGTTTTGACAAAAGTGCCAAACCAAGAGCTTCTACAGAAGTGCAGAACACAAAAACTAGCCCAGAAAGTAGGAAAAGCTCTGTGCGTTTGGATAAAGACAATAGGAAGATATCCTCTATGAAAATGCATCAGACCAAAAGTAGATGGAACAGAAGACGAAGTGAGTCTAGCAGATCttcaaaaacagagaagaaagagaggtcAATGAGTACTTCCAGCCTGGAAAAAATAGTTCCAATCATAGTCACACCCTCTTCTGTCCGAGAGATTATGCATATGTTACGAATGATAAGAAAACATGTAaggaaaaattatatgaaattcaaggtAAAATTTTCATTAATACAATTTCATAGAATTATTGAGTCAGCAATTTTGAGTTTTACATCACTAATTAAATACCTGGACTTGTCCAAAATATCTAAGTCAGTGACTACTTTACAGAAGAACCTCTGTGATGTTATAGAATCCAAACTCAAGCAAGTTAAAAAGAATGGCATCGTGGATCGTTTATTTGAACAGCAGCTGccagatatgaaaaaaaaactgtggaaatttgTAGATGAACAGCTTGATTATTTGTTTGCAAAACTTAAGAAAATCTTTGTAAAGTTTTGTGACTCCATAAATGTTGGCAGTGATAGTGACGAAGGAAAGcttgaaaagaaaagtaaagagaaGGCACGATCTTCACACTGTCAGAAGGGGAATATAAACAACTTGGGCAAAGAAATGTTGAAAGAGAAATCCCCCAAATCAGAAGATTATGGTTCTTCTAAGTCTTCAGTAGGTTGTAAAAAATCTGAGGAAAAACATCAAGAGCAAAAGAATTCCAATATTAACACAGTAAAGCATGACATTAAAAAGACTGCTAACACTTGCTTTGACAATATGAAGAATCCTCAATCTGAAGAGCATTCCTTGGAACCAAACTGCTTGAGCACCCCAAAgccaggaaaaattgaaggtagcACCACAGAGGATGCCCAGACATCCCAGCTCGCTCCTTTGAAGCCAGAACGCAGTTTCGAGATTCTTACTGAACAGCAGGCGTCTAGCCTTACATTTAATTTAGTGAGTGATGCACAGATGggagaaatatttaaaagtttgttGCAAGGTTCTGATCTTTTGGACAACAATGTTAACTGTAATGAAAAAAGTGAGTGGGAGTTAAAGACACCAGAGAAACAGCTGCTAGAGAGTCTCAAATGTGAATCTATACCAGCTTGTACAACTGAAGAGCTCGTTTCAGGGGTGATTTCTCCCTGCCCTAAGATAATTAGTGATGACAACTGGTCCTTACTGTCATCTGAGAAAGGTCCATCTCTGTCTTCAGGGCTTTCATTGCCAGTTCATCCGGATGTGTTGGATGAAAATTGTATGTTTGAAGTGTCCACTAACATAGCTTTAAGTAAAGATAATGTATGTGGTTCAGAAAAGAGCAAGCCCTGCATTTCTTCCATACTTCTTGAAGATCTAGCCGTCTCTTTAACAGTACCATCGCCTCTGAAGTCAGATGGCCATCTCAGTTTTTTAAAGCCAGAAGCTTTGTCTAATTCAACACCTGAAGAAGTTATTAGTGCCCATTTTAGTGAGGATGCCTTACTGGAGGAAGAGGACGCATCTGAACAGGATATTCATTTAGCCCTGGAGTCTGATAATTCAAGCAGTAAATCAAGTTGTTCTTCATCATGGACAAGCCGGCCTGTTGCTCCAGGCTTTCAGTACCACCCTAACCTCCCCATGCACGCTGTCATAATGGAAAAGTCCAATGATCACTTCATTGTGAAAATTCGGCGTGCAGCACCATCTACCTCCCCTACTCTTGTACAGAATACAGTGGCTGATGAATATCTGCCGAGAGTGGAAAAGGAAGCTGATGAAGCAGTGGAGGAAGAATATGTTTCATGTCAGAACAGAGTTTTTAAATCTGTGGAGGAACTGAAAAATTCCAGTAAGAATGTTGATGGTAGATTAGTTCATGAGGAACAAGACTGTGTGATACAAACAGAAGTTCCTGACATATATGAATTTCTTAAAGATGCTTCAGGTAAAGTGAGTCAAAGTACTGAAGAGGCTGAAGAATGTTTCAAGTTGCATCAAGTATGGGAGCCAAAAGTGCCTGAAGGCATTGAAGAATTGCCTCCAGTGGAAGAAATACCACATTCTGTTGAGGATCATCTTCCAAGCACATGTATAGACCTCACAAAAGATCCAGTCACTGAGACCAAAAAGTTGGGGGAATTTGTAGAAGTAACAGTTTTAAATATTGATCAGTTGGAATGTTCTGGAAGTAGTATGGATCAAAATGCTCCAGTATTAGACAATATGCAGCCTGAAACTGTTGATACTTTTATTGATTTGACACAAGATGTTTCAAGTGACAGTAAAAATGAAGGTAACCATCCTGCTGGAGTCGTTGAAGACTTGGGGTGTCCAGTGATATGTGTCGATGAAGATAACTCGAAGGAAGAAAACGTGCAGGTGGCAAACAGGCCTTTGGAACGAGTCATTGAGGAGGCCTGTATCGATCTAACCTCGGAAGCTTCCAGTTTGGGTGAAGTGAAAAAGGATGATTTAAACTCAGAGTCAGCATTAAATTCCCACAGTTCAGAGTTGCCTGGGATGTTGGATAACCTtcacaaaaagagaagaaatctcTCTGATCTAAATCCTTCTTCtcagaaaaaacagagaaaggaaacagactTAACCAGTAGGgaaaagaccaaaaaaattaCCCAAGACTCTTGTGAGAATGTTAATGCTCATCGAAGGAAAGCCAGTAAGAAAAAGGCCCCTTCAGTGACTAAAGACCCCTCATCATTAAAGGAAAGCCCAGGGACTAAGGATACATCAGCAGCGTCTGCCACTTCTTTTATAAGCCTTTCTGCAAAGAACGTTATTaaaaagaagggagaaattaTAGTTTCGTGGACAAG AAATGATGACCGGGAAATTTTATTGGAATGTCAGAAAAAAGGGCCATCATTGAAAACATTTACTCATTTAGCTGCCAAGTTGAATAAAAATCCATATCAG gtCTCAGAAAGATTCCAGCAGCTAATGAAGCTCTTTGAAAAGTCCAAATGCAGGTAG